The Eublepharis macularius isolate TG4126 chromosome 12, MPM_Emac_v1.0, whole genome shotgun sequence genomic sequence GCCAAGAGAAAACACTCTGACCCACCAAGAAAGAATGCAAAATAGGTCTGTACAGCACATCCAAGGAATGAAATGGACTTGTTCCCAGTCAGCAGATTCTCAAGCATCTTGGGTACATTGACTGATGTGTAACAGATCTCCAAGAAGGACAGGTTTctcaggaagaaatacatgggggtgTGAAGGGCAGGATCAGTCAACGTGAGGAGAATGATCAGAAGATTTCCTGCCAGAATGATGATATAGGTTACCAGAAAAGTAGAAAATAATATGCTTTGCAAGTTTGGCTCATCGGAAAGACCCAGGAGGATGAATTCTGTCAGTGGTGTACTATTGTgaagaatattttctttcttgGTCAGCATTCTGGAAAACAAAAGTAAATATGTATCCAATCCATCTAAGAATTCAAGAGATAACAATAGTTTGGTTTATAAGGGGTTTGATCCAGCCATCTTGTCTGCAGATGAGAAAGGAAGAAGCATTCCCCTTTGAGCTCCAAAAATGTCTGTGCTGGATATAATGAGTCCTGTAAGGACAAAAGTCATGTTGGATAAGCAACATTGTAAAGAGGCCCACTGGGTGAGATTGTGAAAATATTGGCAGGTCCAAGCCATAATACTGCTAAATAGATTATATTGTATGGTGCCAGTGCAGGGACCAAGGAATGAATTTAATGCAGCTCTACTCCTGGAAGTAAGAGGATTTATCCCTCAAAGGCACATCTGTTTGAGGATTATatgtggaacccccccccccaaagtaataGAAATGCACAGCTCATGTGGGGAAGTCTATCCTTTCATCCGACATACATAATATTCTCGACTGTGGTGCATGTGTCCATCCTGTGATAGTAACAGTCTTCTAGATAAAGGCGCtgatattaacagtgcaatcctaagcagagttactcttgtctaagtccattgatttcaatggtcttagactggcctaactcttcttaggattgctctgtaactCTGCAAAATACCCCTGACCTAATACATGATTTAGGATAATTTGCTTCTAGGAATGTACATAGGCTACACAGGTTTTCAAATAAGATACTTACTGGAGTGCTTGTGCACAATCACCCGTTACTGAATCATCAGCTGCACTGTTGATTTCTGTCCACATTCATACAAGGGATTAATCTTGATCCTAATCCCAGAATATTTCTCAGTGAACAAGTTTTATACTATTGTACTACCTCTGAGAGAAACAAGCACACAGAGGTTCATACACAAAATGTGATTTGTCAGCTACATCTAGTAGACTAACCTGTTTGTTGCACAAACCGCAGTTGATGGTAACGTGGTGTCTGAATGCAGACAGTGTTTGTGAAAATATCTGACACACTTCAAACATTACTTATACACATCCTAAGTATGATGCTGGTCCTGCACTTTCCTGCAAGGGGTCAGGTGTTGGGACAGGGTTTGCTGAATGGCCCAGAGAGAGTACCCATATGTGACCTTCCTTAAAGGGAACAACAGGGAGAAGGCTGGAGAAGTCTACAAAAGGGATTGTATCCCCAGCTCCAGCTCCTACTTTTTCTATTGATAACTCTTAGAAATGACTAGGAGGTTCTTTTCACTTTCATGTTTGTCATTATTCAGCACCCTGACCCTAAACGCAGTTAGTCAAAGGAAGCTCCAGCAACAGAAAATTAATCTCAAGCAATCTAAAAggaagcaatctaaaactgaGATCAGATTTCAAACAGATTTTGAAATTCCTTCCTTTCGTTGTACCAGCACTCCTACCTGCTTTTCTGATTGACAACTCTGGATGTCCATGGCTTCTGCATATACAGATTCCAGAAGTTTAATTTCTGCAACATCAGCACAATAAAGAAAAAGGAATGCCTCCCGTGTACAAAACTGGATTCCACAAAATATTTAAGCAAGAATATTGGTACTTAGCACAGCCTCCTACCTTTGAGACCAATGATTCTTGTAAACTGAGAAGATAGAATGGAGCTCCAATAAAAATAACAGTCTGTCTGGTTCTCTTCATAAACAAACATACACCCAACAGAATGAGCGACAGAGCCAATACCCTGCGGTGTGTGCAGGAAGTTCTTACTGCTTACACAAGAGTCATGTGACTCAGCTCATTTGGTTGCAATATTCATGCAATATCTTCACACCTTGTAGAAGCAGCTCCTGTGCtattgtgtatttgtgtgtatatAATTTTGTACATATATTTCTGCTTGCTTGTAAGGGGGCATGCATTTGTGAAGAGATTTTCATAACCATATCGCAAAACCATTGGTTAGAACATTTATTTGATGTGATTGGGTTAATTAAAAAGGGCATTCTGCAGATTCCTgactcttctttaaaaaatgttttaacttTTTCAGAGAGTTTTTAGCaataaagaaaagaataaaacaaacaatattCATCAGTGACAATGCAGGATGTTTTCAAGATGAATAATAGCATGTAGAAACACTGACACTAATAATTTTGAGTAGGCCAATCTTGTATTCATGTGTCTATCCACCTTATGCCCCTTGttgaaaattattttgcaggctaGGTTACTACTTTTATGTTGCTAAAATTACTTTGCAAAGTAGAAACAGAATACGGTATAAACTCCAACAGAATGAGAATTCTTTTGGGTACTTAAGTAATATGAATAACTGCCATGTAGAaataaataggggtgtgcacccgaaaaagattCGAGTAAACCCAAAGTTGGAAAACAATTCGGAAAAACTCAAATTGTGTGTTTGAACTGCttcagtgtgctctgtaaagattcaggaaagCTCAAAGATTTgggaaagctcaaagcagcacttttcttgccatttgcaagaaAGTGgtagggcatttgaaagcaacacttttcttgccacttgcaagtgacaagaaaagtgttgctttcaacttCCTGCCCCACCACATTTTTCCTCaaatgggagggagaagagggtaccctcctcctcctcccatcagggGAAAAAAGCTGCAGGGTGGGGTTTGAAAGCAAGAAGCACTTTTCTTGCTATTTGTGATGCAAACAGCTATAAAAATGCTATgggcacagctgctgctgctttttcccaaagcttcccgaagtgatatgaatcacttcagaaagctttgctttgggattcccaaattggctcagcaatgttgAGGCaaattcgggaatcctgaatttTTCCAACTTGGTCATTATTTGGGTTAAAAACATGAATCGGAAACCTGATGCGCACATCCCTAGAAATAACAATTCAACACACCAATGTCAAGCTTTACACAGGTATATGAGAGCATGAATCTATATGATATTTCCCATTTCGTTATAAAAATCTCATTGCAAGAATTTTTATGTGCACCTGAGTCAACCTGACATTGTTGCAATGACAATTCACTGATGCCACAGCCACCTTGTAAATATGAGTCATCTCAGGTGTGCATCTTGGGTAAATATCTTCAAATAAGTAATAACTCTACTGTGTAAACATCATTCAAAAATGCAATTGAACTTAAGACTTAAGTGTTTAcagtaaaaatataaaacaactcTGAGACCAGTGATTTTCAAATGAAGTTTCCCTTCCAAGCTTAATAGCCACATGGTCATACTGTGGAGACTTCATTTTTTACAGTCAAAAGAATGATTTAGGAATAATGGTGGTAGTGAACAGTACCATTCCTGTGCCTTTAGTGTAATGACATTCAGTGTGTACAGGATAATGTATAGCACAttcttatttgtatttttattgaagCCAcacaaaatggattcatttgtTGGAGAGTCCCTTGCATCTTATTAAGCACAGTGCAAAATAAAACCACCTGAAAGCTGCATATTTTTTATTGTGAAGTCATTAGATTCAACAGACAAGGGCTTGACCCTACGCAGTCAGCTGTATCCATCTAACAGAGCTAGGCCCAGAATGAAGAAGAGAGAAATGTGagaaatttctttctttctgttctcATGTGGCTcttcccccccagcccccccccagcccattgCCTGGAGCACACCCCGGGGTCACCCCCAGAGACATAGCCAGGTCCCATGACTGGGAGGAAGTGGCAAACCCTCCATcaatcacccaccaccagcagacgACCCACAAAAGCACACACCAGTCATGCTCCTGGGAAGACGCGATGATGCCACTTCatgaagtggcatcatcacaccagccatggatcctctgtttttttaaataataataataacagcagcagcagcaacaacaacaacatttgatttacataccgcccttcaggacaacttaatgcccactcagagaggtttacaaagtgttattattaccccacaacaatcaccctgtgaggtgggtgcggctgagagagctccagaaaactgtgactcgcccaaggtcacccagctggcttcaagtggaggagtggggaatcaaacccagctcttcagattagagtcccatgctcttaaccactacaccaaactgcccaaAGTCCAATGAATATCAAATTGTGTTTGTTGTTTGAATTATTGTGATGAACCccacttctgccaggatcgaactcagttcgtgagcagagcttgggctgcagtactgcagtttaccactctgtgctacaGGGCTCCTGTGCAATTATTATCAAGGTTATTTTTTTCTCCACAGTTTACTCTTCTTACATGTCCTAATCCAGTTTCTTCAATCTCTTTGCTGTTTTCCTGAAGCTACCCAACTACTTTGTTATCTTGCTTTCAGATGTGATTGTATGAGCTAATCCACATAGTTTCAGCTGGGTAGCCTTGTTGagctgtagcagaagagcaaaatttgggttcagtagcaccttaactccaggatatgagttttccagagtcaaagctctgacaaagggaactttggctcttgaaagctcataccttggaaatctagttggtctttatgcgAACTCTATCTGCTAGCAGATCAAAAAGAGTAACTGGCTGACTGGACAGTCATGTTAATGTCTTATTTCACTAGTGTTTTGGCTGTACCATCTTGGAAGAAGAATTTGCCCAtcttacctacaggaaggaatgcctcttctaagatgatTACAGCCATGTTTGTAGGTTCAAAAAACGAAGTGGCACTcttttttgcattaaaaatagTGTTATTCCTAATATGATTGCTATTCAAGTAGCAGGTTAGTCATATGGATTCTAGATTGTTACTAAATTAATTAAGTAATTGAATCTGTATCTCAGAGGCAATAATAATTTTCAAGcaaaaagaaatctttttttgATCCTACAAATGCAGCATGCATCAGAAAAGGCATTCTTTCATGTATGAGAGAAGAAGAAATATCCCTCCTATGATGACATTTACCATACATAGTTTTTATAACTACCAAATAGTTTAGACCCAAAGTGCCTTGAGCAATGTTCTGTTCGTGAAAATGAATGCTTCTCCCTCCCCTGCAGATATCCACCAAAGCACTTTGTGGATAATgacatcctaagtagagttactccagtctaaggctgttgaaatcaatatgcttagactggagtaactctgcttaggatttcactgccccCCTCAGCCAGCTCAGCTTTTTGATCTGCATGCATATAGACTTCCCAGAGGGGATAGCACAGGAGGATATAACATGTCCATTGTGCCTGGTGATCAGACAGGAATTAGGATCAATGCCACTCTCTTTCAAGAAAGTGACTTAGAATCCTACAGTGCAATTGACAAGTCAGTAACAGAGGAGGCTGCATGTGAGCATCTGAGACTTCCGTAAGAACAACATTCTCCTATTTGAAATTATGTCCAGCATTCTGAAAGAGCTTACTGTGTACATTTCTAGAAGTGACCACTGATAGTAAATCATTTGTTGATCAAGGATTATTTTTCAGGGTAAgtccattttaataataataatgcttgaACTCCAAAGTCCAGCATATTTAGTTTGACAGTTTTAAGCCTGTGTCAGTTTCTGCATTTGTAATCAATGGAatttaacaacactttaaaaatgtCTGGATCATATCCGAAGCATCAACTTTAAAGCATGCCTAAATATTCTCATTTAGCAAGAGAGGCTTTGAATTCTAATAGCTCAGTAAGACTTGTAACAATATCATTATCAGACTTTACCCTACTTGTAAGTTTGTACAAGAGACAAAGCAACCAACTCCGGGCAGAAGTATGCATCCTACTCTAGTACATTGTGTATGCATGGATGGGTATACTTCCCTATCCATCACAATAGAGGCATTAGGTCTGCATTTGCTGTTCATTCCTATTTACTATATTTAGATGCCACTATTTATCCAAAGAGCGTGAAGGTTTAGAAACCGTTTTCAGATGGGTTAGCAGCCTTTCTAGGCTAAATCCATTTACCTTTACCAGTACACCTGTACCATGTGCCTTCAAACTATTCTCAGGGCCTTGTGTTGACACAATTCAATATAGTCCTAAGAAGATAAAAAGAGCCTGGTGAATCATACGAGTGTTCCAGCTAAACCAGCATCCTCGGTTGCACAATGGTTGACCAGTTGCACTGAAGGGCCAACAAACTTGGAATAGAGATTACTACTTACACTTCATATAGCCCCCAattactgatattcagaggttcatTACCTCAGAATATTGATGCTCCCATTAGTTATTGGCTAGTCCCCATTGGTGAACCTCTCCTCTGTGAATCTTTCtattctccttttaaagccatctatgcttgtggccgtCACTGCATCTATTGGTAGTGAATTCACAGTTTAACGACTCTAAGAATTATttacttttgtctgtcttgaatctattgcTCATGAAATTAATTGGGTACCCCCAAATTCTAGTACCGCGGGAAAGAAAATGAATGTTGTCTCTATTCACTTCCTCTGCAACATGCATAATTGTATACTGTTCTGTCATGTTTCCCCTCAGTAacctttttctaaactaaaaagtcccagactctttttGCCTTTGAGCAAGCCCCTTAATTGTCTTGCTTGCCTTCTTCTGTGATTTTCTAGCTTGGCAACATTCTTTTTAGAGCTACAGTTACCAAAACTATACTacatattccaaatgaggccacaccaaaCAGCTCTGCAGGCGCCTTACATTATTGTCCACTATTTTCAATTCCTTTGATAGTAACGTTAATAATTTCTAATAATtatttaataattattattagaTTTGTTTCATAAGAGTAGCAACATTTCGGTATGAATCCAGCAATCTTCTCTACCTGGTCCTATCAAATTCCTCTGCTTATTACATTCTCCTTCCCACAAAGGTCTTGCCCGTGCAGCTCCCACAGTCCTAAACATAGCCTTTTTTAGTGGTTGACTGAAATCcatccttccttttctccttcattaTTAGCAAAGAATCTGGTCAATTGAACCCAGTGTATCACTAAACATTGTCTCTTTCATTCTTAGATTTATGTGTATTTCCTTTTGTTATCCAGGATGCTGACTAACAAAGAAAGGATTCTACAGAACACCACTGCACTGGCTGAATTCATCCTCCTGGGTCTTTCGAATGAACCCAACTTGCAAAGTATACTGTTCTCCATATTTCTGGGTATCTATATCACCACACTAGCAGGGAATCTTCTAATTATTCTCCTTACGTTGGTTGATCCTGTCCTTCACacacccatgtatttcttcctgagAAACCTGTCCTTCTTGGAGATCTGTTACACATCAGTCAATGTACCCAAGATGCTTGAGAATCTGCTGACTGGAAACAAGTCCATCTCATTCCTGGGATGTGCTGTTCAGACCTATTTTACATTCTTTCTTGGTGGCTCAGAATGTTTTCTCTTGGCCTCAATGTCCTATGATCGCTATGTTGCCATTTGTAAGCCTCTGCATTACCCTGTCTTCATGAACAGGAAAGTGTGCATGGGTCTAGCTGTGGCATCTTGGTTAAGTGGCTTTTTTATGTCCTTTGGTCACACCAGTATGGTGTTcaccatgcccttttgtgcctcCAATGAGATTAACCACTTCTTCTGTGACATTCCCCCATTACTGAAACTAGCTTGTGGAGACACTTCCAAGAATGAAATTGCTGTGTTTGTGGTAGCCATGGTTTTTGTGACCCTTCCTTTTCTTCTGATCTTAATGTCTTATGCTGGTATTATTGTCACCATTCTTGGGATTTCTTCTGCTGAGGGCCGTAAAAAGACTTTCTCTACCTGCTCTTCACACCTCATGGTGGTGACCTTATTCTTTGGTTCTGCTTGCATTATGTACTTGAAACCCAATTCCACTTACTCACCAAATAGTGACAAATATCTATCTCTTTTCTACACAGTGGTTAGTCCCATATTGAACCCTATCATATACAGCTTTCGGAATAAAGAGGTTAAAGGTGCCCTTAGGAGAATTTGGGAGAGAAAATCTTTTGGGTAATCGAAGAGTATGGACGTAGATTTTGATATTCAAAAATAAGTGacatttgggcccatttttgctAAGAGCTAGACACATTTATTTCACCAACATGCATCCTGCCTCCCTGTTTTGCATCCTACATTGCTCTATGACATAATGAATGATTAGAATAGAGAAAATTGGTATTTTGTGTGCAGTTCCTTTCCATATActttgtagatatattcataaaattaataattaatttCAGAAATTTTTCTGGGGTTCGTTACACCGTTGGATTTCTTTCAAGAGGATGCAACTTCCatttaatgaaggaggatttagCTTTCCTGATCTCAGTTTATATCATCAGGCATAGAAGTTAACTTGTACTAATTATTGGGATTGGTCTTCTCAGTTGGTttatccatcttgggctcttttggaaGCTTCTTGTCCAGTGCCCCTCTATAAATGCGGTGCATTAGGGACCATTTATGCTAAAATTCTCCCTCTTCCTTCTGCAATTTCTGCAGGAGAACTATGGTGCAAAATGGCACAACAATATCAATTTGTCCCCTTTTCACATGCTAAATTAACATTTTTGGCCAATCCAGATCTAAAAATTGGGAGGAAATTTTTTTATGTAAGGTTCGGCAGATGCAGAGATTTGTTTCTTCTGGATCAACAATGAGTTTTGCCTGAGGTCTAGATATGACATCAACTTTTGTTGAgtggcaatatttacaactgcAACTGTAAATATGGCATCGAGCTTTTCAGACACCCCCTACTTCTGGAAACTGACATTGAATAAATGCAGAAAatgaaatctacaatatttgttaTCAATATTTGATGTTGGTTAGGGTATATTGGACTCTGCAATGCCTTTTTAGTAAAGGAATGAGAAGTGTCTAATTGCTGGTGTTGTAACTTACAGAATGCTTCTCTTAAGCATGTGGTGTGGGTATATCCAGTTATCCAGTATTTTGGGGACAAAATTATTACTCATATtatttttgtattagaatactcattgatTTTTGAAGACATCTATgtgcttttaaactatttgcctgtctccaaCAGCCTAACTGGTGGTCAACAAAAATGAACCTTCCATGCCCATACTGTAGCCAAAAGACTTATTTTGCAATACTGGAAAAATAAATGCCCACTAGTCATAATTCAATAGATTGAGGAACCTACAACCTTATCAATATTTGAATGTATGGCATACAGATGACAATTTTGCATtggcttatttttagatattcaGAAAACTTTGAGATGATTATATGTAGTTCTGCCACTATTGTTGTCATATTTTATCTCTATTTTGTTTGAAGCttgttataatttttaaaaattaaattaaaaaaatgttctacAGGAGAACTTTGTGAAAAAATGGACACACAGGTCATTTGTATCCTACAAGTGCTCTTGAGGGGCACTGCTACCCATTCATCAGCTACATGTCTATATGGCACTGTTCTCGCTACCCTCTGCACCAAAGCCTGCTATGTTATGCTCAGCTCAGTCTCTGTTCAGCAGTGGCACAAATTATTAGGACACACTCCTCAGAGATTCTAATGAGAAGTGACCATAAA encodes the following:
- the LOC129340496 gene encoding olfactory receptor 10A7-like, giving the protein MLTNKERILQNTTALAEFILLGLSNEPNLQSILFSIFLGIYITTLAGNLLIILLTLVDPVLHTPMYFFLRNLSFLEICYTSVNVPKMLENLLTGNKSISFLGCAVQTYFTFFLGGSECFLLASMSYDRYVAICKPLHYPVFMNRKVCMGLAVASWLSGFFMSFGHTSMVFTMPFCASNEINHFFCDIPPLLKLACGDTSKNEIAVFVVAMVFVTLPFLLILMSYAGIIVTILGISSAEGRKKTFSTCSSHLMVVTLFFGSACIMYLKPNSTYSPNSDKYLSLFYTVVSPILNPIIYSFRNKEVKGALRRIWERKSFG